A stretch of Natronococcus sp. CG52 DNA encodes these proteins:
- a CDS encoding PAS domain S-box protein, with amino-acid sequence MSSSRVEAELRKRVSQQEVVADLSQRVLDTDDPDELLADVSDAVRTAVDADACRFFERLPHGDRAVCREADGWTDEQTPTTITTDPDGSLLGYALQHEEPVVVDDLQADDRFDPPDRLLEHDASSSLCVPIGPDGEPWGVLEAHGVRPQAFDEADTAVLRTIANVLTTAFETNGSDRRLDGEWSLKEQFLERSPVGITVVDTDGKMQFANERAAEILGRSREEIADFTHDDPRWGLIDTDGTSLPAGDHPFDRVFEAGESTTNMEVGAHRPDGTRIWLSIDGAPLRSDGSLIGGVFAITDVTEQKRLENEFEEMIDRVTDAFYALDDEFRFTHVNERAEELLQHSEAELLGERLWNVFPEAATEEEVWDSFNAAMETQEPTSYELYFEPLDFWVEANLYPSESGISVYFRDITARKEREQKLEQYRSLTEAAQDVVLTIDEESTIQSVNPAVEDVFGYDRNELVGESLTTLMPERLVNGHRRGLGQYLETGARTLEWEYVELPGRHADGSEIPLAISFSEVEYEGGRFFTGILRDITDRKAHERRLREERDLTNRIVETSPTGIITVGPDGSFERVNERTEEITGYSGKDLEKLIGGTAGFDPVKPGGESFSADEIPTQRVLADGETIHDLEIGLLRADGERVWLSLSGTPLWDDGGSSGAVFTFADITERREYHQKLEETNDRLERANERLERSNERLESSNERLEHFAYATSHDLQEPLRMVSSYLRLIEDRYGDALDEDGEEFLAFAVDGADRMREMIDGLLTYSRIETRGQPLEPVALNDVVDAVRTDLQLQFDESDATLTAADLPRVEGDPSQLRQLFQNLFDNAIEYSGDEPPTIEVSAERAGEMWVVSVSDRGIGIPEDETAVIFEVFERLHTIDEHEGTGIGLALCQRIVERHGGEIWVDSEPGEGSTFSLTLPAVMDDQP; translated from the coding sequence ATGAGTTCGTCTCGAGTTGAAGCTGAACTCCGCAAGCGCGTGAGCCAGCAGGAGGTCGTCGCCGACCTCAGTCAGCGGGTACTCGATACGGACGACCCCGATGAGTTACTGGCGGACGTTTCGGACGCCGTCCGCACTGCGGTCGATGCGGACGCCTGTCGCTTTTTCGAGCGGCTGCCACACGGTGATCGTGCCGTCTGTCGAGAGGCCGACGGCTGGACCGACGAACAGACACCGACGACGATCACGACCGATCCGGACGGGTCGCTCCTCGGGTACGCGTTGCAACACGAGGAGCCGGTCGTCGTCGACGATCTGCAGGCCGACGATCGGTTCGACCCTCCGGATCGGCTCCTCGAGCACGACGCCAGCAGTAGTCTCTGCGTTCCGATCGGTCCGGACGGCGAACCGTGGGGGGTCCTCGAGGCACACGGTGTCAGGCCCCAGGCGTTCGACGAGGCCGATACCGCGGTCCTTCGGACGATCGCGAACGTCCTGACTACCGCGTTCGAGACCAACGGTTCGGACCGCCGGCTCGACGGTGAGTGGTCTCTCAAGGAGCAGTTCCTCGAACGAAGCCCGGTTGGGATCACGGTCGTCGATACGGACGGAAAGATGCAGTTCGCGAACGAACGCGCAGCGGAGATCCTCGGACGGAGCCGGGAGGAGATCGCCGATTTCACTCACGACGATCCGCGCTGGGGACTCATCGATACGGACGGAACCAGCCTGCCGGCCGGCGATCACCCGTTCGATCGCGTCTTCGAGGCCGGCGAGTCGACCACCAATATGGAAGTCGGCGCACACCGACCCGACGGGACGCGGATCTGGCTCTCGATCGACGGCGCACCGTTGCGATCCGACGGAAGCCTCATCGGCGGCGTCTTCGCGATCACGGACGTCACCGAGCAAAAGCGCCTCGAGAACGAGTTCGAGGAGATGATAGACCGGGTCACGGACGCCTTCTACGCACTCGACGACGAGTTCCGGTTTACGCACGTCAACGAACGTGCCGAGGAGTTGCTTCAACACTCCGAGGCGGAACTCCTGGGTGAACGGCTCTGGAACGTCTTTCCGGAGGCAGCGACCGAGGAGGAAGTGTGGGACAGTTTCAACGCGGCGATGGAGACGCAGGAGCCGACCAGCTACGAGCTGTACTTCGAGCCGCTGGATTTCTGGGTCGAAGCGAACCTGTACCCGTCCGAATCGGGCATCTCGGTCTACTTCCGCGATATCACCGCACGGAAGGAACGCGAGCAAAAACTCGAGCAGTACCGGTCGTTGACTGAGGCCGCACAGGACGTCGTCCTGACGATCGACGAGGAGAGCACGATCCAGTCGGTGAACCCGGCGGTCGAAGACGTCTTCGGCTACGACCGGAACGAACTCGTCGGCGAGTCGCTGACGACGCTCATGCCGGAACGGCTCGTGAACGGGCATCGACGAGGACTCGGGCAGTACCTCGAAACCGGGGCGCGGACGCTCGAGTGGGAGTACGTCGAACTTCCGGGTCGCCACGCAGACGGCTCGGAGATTCCGCTGGCGATCTCGTTCAGCGAGGTCGAGTACGAGGGCGGACGGTTCTTCACGGGTATTCTCCGCGACATCACCGATCGAAAAGCACACGAGCGACGATTGCGGGAGGAACGAGACCTCACGAACCGGATCGTCGAAACCAGTCCGACCGGGATCATCACCGTCGGTCCCGACGGCTCGTTCGAGCGAGTCAACGAACGCACCGAGGAGATCACGGGCTACTCGGGGAAAGACCTCGAGAAACTTATCGGCGGAACAGCCGGTTTCGATCCCGTAAAGCCCGGCGGCGAGTCGTTTTCGGCGGACGAGATTCCGACGCAGCGTGTCCTTGCCGACGGCGAGACGATTCACGACCTCGAGATCGGGTTACTGCGAGCGGACGGCGAGCGGGTGTGGCTGTCGCTGAGCGGGACGCCGCTGTGGGACGACGGCGGGAGTAGCGGCGCGGTCTTTACGTTCGCCGATATCACCGAGCGCAGGGAGTACCACCAGAAACTCGAGGAAACGAACGACCGCCTCGAACGGGCGAACGAGCGGCTCGAACGCTCCAACGAACGGCTCGAGAGTTCGAACGAGCGACTGGAACACTTCGCGTATGCGACCTCACACGACCTTCAGGAGCCGTTACGGATGGTCTCGAGCTACCTCCGCCTCATCGAGGACCGCTACGGCGACGCGCTCGACGAGGACGGCGAGGAGTTCCTCGCGTTCGCCGTCGACGGCGCCGACCGGATGCGAGAGATGATCGACGGCCTGCTCACGTACTCCCGCATCGAAACGCGGGGACAGCCGCTCGAACCGGTCGCGTTGAACGACGTCGTCGACGCCGTTCGAACCGATCTACAGCTCCAGTTCGACGAGAGCGACGCGACGCTTACGGCGGCAGACTTGCCCCGCGTCGAGGGCGATCCCAGTCAGCTCCGGCAGCTGTTCCAGAACCTGTTCGACAACGCGATCGAGTACAGCGGCGACGAGCCGCCGACGATCGAGGTTTCGGCCGAACGAGCGGGCGAGATGTGGGTCGTTTCCGTCAGCGACCGAGGTATCGGGATTCCGGAGGACGAGACCGCGGTCATCTTCGAGGTGTTCGAACGGCTCCACACGATCGACGAGCACGAGGGGACCGGCATCGGACTCGCGCTCTGTCAGCGGATTGTCGAGCGCCACGGCGGCGAGATCTGGGTCGACTCCGAGCCCGGCGAGGGCTCGACGTTCTCGCTTACGCTGCCGGCCGTGATGGACGACCAGCCGTGA